A single window of Pseudomonas benzenivorans DNA harbors:
- a CDS encoding amino acid adenylation domain-containing protein yields MLLDKLRELSKSSPLQPAVVAGGRSLSYFELERQSARLAGHLTQAGLPAKALVAIYTNRDINAIVALFGVLKAGAAYTFVEEDGVAEENYQRLAAIEADAVLCDSAHLQPLRDMGLPALDLRLALLAAEPGKVAATDAESTAYVLFTSGSTGRPKGVCVSHGNVAHYTQSVKRRLGVEERLNFAHVSTLAADLGNTSLFLALASGGCLHLLSVAQRKDPQAFRAYLKQQRIDFLKITPSHWNAMFPVGVALPRLQYLVFGGEALAKAVARRVVESGQVQRLFNHYGPTETTVGVTVQAVTDLAQLDALAADSIPVGRPFGQTVLCVRDEQGSFRSHSAKGELYVGGPSVAQGYRGNPQATANSFIHLERPEGTLRLYKTGDLVSLDESGLVQFLGRVDRQVKVNGYRVELEHVESVLRSVPEVEDAAVFLLEVRGRERLVAALLSSREEPPEAWLKAPLLALMPAHMVPSQMLRLPSFPRNANGKTSLAQLREQLLTTLHSHAHDAPAPDEDVEERLKTLHAVFCKHLRSKAAGLEESFFELGGDSLDAIQLIAELQELGLPVTAHGFLKNPSIRGLQRTLENHEQTAAHALQPRNLERLEQFSPAQRELLEQHLQHPDHYNQALLLKSVDKIDTAVLNAALGQLLAQHPALAVAYAQDGAGPYARHVAQDGNDVLSLSFIDGTREAEVQAHVERIAERVQQSLSLAEGRVLRVHLFKVKNGDDLLLLVAHHQAVDVISWRIIVAELTRNYSDRYFDSPTPRSPNPTTFWDWIEHLERHKAQLQGAWLQRTQARMAKLPRYYDPNNTEGEASTLWLGFSAEDSQRLLRDLVNSTGTPFHLILLAAFSLGLGRMRGEVEMAIDVESHGRVTFDDSTDVSRVVGWHTSTFPLLLELPALELADAMHAVSQAFTEVEDLGVGYGLHLAPSDERYRPSAAVCFNYLGDVDFAHDERFALTPAPYSFGRTRHPQNNRCHELKLTARVIAGHLLLDLSFPRSVEAAAMHELVRGIGSELSALAGLSPRAAQLVLEPGTRTGMITYAPRQLIAQPLRHKHREYRQVLLTGASGFIGIYALKELIFQSEAHIHCLVRPRQGVSAQARLEALFAWYFPGIRLEGFRERFSVHEGDVCADRLGLPESLYQQLGQQVDAIYHFAADTRLFGTADEFARSNVQSVRACIEFALLQRSKDLHYMSTLAVSGVNAKDEPAFFSEDSLDIAQEFQNNYEQSKYSAERLLNAFRLQGNNGFIYRSGNVSGESRSARFQINAKDNRLVQFLAACVKVGQLPTCLGEPVTLSPVDEVAAGIVAISLDARSAPATYHVDSVHEVTMERLFAALERAGFDFQRGAHDDFASLFRALGSVDDPDVLLGKFWASRKPRNIKYCNDRTLRTLARLGHDFTAPSDDWLDAFVGLLKQENVFAQGSRSHTPVETPRALQRQV; encoded by the coding sequence ATGCTGCTAGATAAACTGCGTGAGCTAAGCAAGTCGTCCCCCCTCCAGCCGGCGGTCGTGGCCGGGGGCAGGTCGCTGTCGTATTTCGAGCTGGAGCGCCAATCCGCGCGGCTGGCCGGACACCTGACGCAGGCGGGCCTGCCCGCCAAGGCGCTGGTGGCGATCTACACCAACCGCGACATCAACGCCATCGTCGCGCTGTTCGGCGTGCTCAAGGCGGGCGCGGCCTATACCTTCGTGGAAGAGGACGGGGTCGCCGAGGAGAACTACCAGCGCCTGGCCGCCATCGAGGCGGACGCAGTGCTGTGCGACAGCGCCCACCTCCAGCCCCTGCGCGACATGGGCCTGCCGGCCCTGGACCTGCGCCTGGCGCTGCTGGCGGCCGAGCCCGGCAAGGTGGCCGCCACGGACGCCGAGTCGACCGCCTACGTGCTGTTCACCTCAGGCTCCACCGGCCGACCCAAGGGCGTCTGCGTCAGCCACGGCAACGTCGCGCACTACACCCAGTCGGTCAAGCGCCGGCTGGGGGTCGAGGAGCGCCTGAATTTCGCCCACGTCAGCACCCTGGCAGCCGACCTCGGCAATACCTCGCTGTTTCTCGCCCTGGCCAGCGGTGGCTGCCTGCACCTGCTGAGCGTGGCGCAACGCAAGGACCCGCAGGCCTTTCGCGCGTACCTTAAGCAGCAGCGCATCGACTTCCTCAAGATCACCCCTTCGCACTGGAACGCCATGTTCCCGGTCGGAGTCGCCCTGCCGCGCTTGCAGTACCTGGTGTTCGGCGGCGAGGCACTGGCCAAGGCAGTGGCCCGGCGAGTAGTGGAATCCGGGCAGGTACAGCGTTTGTTCAACCACTACGGCCCGACCGAAACCACGGTGGGCGTCACCGTCCAGGCGGTCACCGACCTGGCTCAACTCGACGCCCTCGCCGCCGACTCCATTCCCGTGGGACGGCCGTTCGGTCAGACCGTGCTGTGCGTGCGCGATGAGCAGGGCAGCTTCCGCAGCCACTCGGCGAAGGGCGAGCTGTACGTCGGCGGGCCCTCGGTGGCCCAGGGCTATCGCGGCAACCCCCAGGCCACCGCGAACAGCTTCATCCATCTGGAGCGGCCGGAGGGCACGCTGCGCCTGTACAAGACCGGCGATCTGGTGTCGCTGGATGAAAGCGGTCTGGTGCAGTTTCTCGGGCGAGTCGACCGGCAGGTCAAGGTCAACGGCTACCGGGTCGAACTGGAACATGTGGAAAGCGTGCTACGCAGTGTGCCCGAGGTCGAGGACGCCGCCGTCTTTCTCCTCGAGGTACGCGGCCGCGAACGCCTGGTCGCCGCGCTGCTGAGCAGCCGCGAAGAACCGCCGGAGGCCTGGTTGAAGGCGCCACTGCTGGCCCTGATGCCGGCGCACATGGTACCCAGCCAAATGCTGCGGCTGCCGAGTTTCCCCCGCAACGCCAACGGCAAGACCAGTCTGGCCCAGCTGCGTGAGCAGCTGCTGACGACTCTGCACTCCCACGCCCATGACGCGCCGGCGCCGGACGAGGACGTCGAAGAGCGCCTGAAGACGTTGCACGCGGTGTTCTGCAAGCACCTGCGCAGCAAAGCGGCGGGACTTGAGGAGAGCTTCTTCGAGCTGGGCGGCGACTCCCTCGATGCAATCCAGTTGATCGCCGAACTGCAGGAGCTCGGCCTACCGGTCACCGCCCATGGTTTTCTCAAGAACCCCAGCATTCGCGGCCTGCAGCGCACCCTGGAAAACCATGAGCAGACGGCCGCGCACGCTCTGCAACCGCGCAACCTGGAACGCCTGGAGCAGTTCTCCCCGGCCCAGCGCGAACTGCTCGAACAGCACCTGCAACACCCCGATCACTACAACCAGGCGCTGCTGCTCAAGAGTGTCGACAAGATCGATACGGCCGTACTCAACGCCGCCCTCGGCCAACTGCTGGCACAGCACCCGGCGCTGGCCGTGGCCTATGCCCAGGATGGCGCCGGCCCCTATGCCCGGCATGTCGCGCAGGATGGCAACGACGTGCTCAGCCTGTCGTTCATCGACGGCACCAGGGAGGCGGAAGTCCAGGCCCACGTCGAGCGGATCGCCGAGCGGGTGCAGCAGTCGCTGTCCCTGGCAGAAGGCAGAGTACTGCGGGTGCACCTGTTCAAGGTGAAGAACGGCGACGACCTGCTCCTGCTGGTCGCCCACCACCAGGCCGTCGACGTGATTTCGTGGCGGATCATCGTCGCCGAACTGACGCGCAACTACAGCGACCGCTACTTCGACTCGCCGACACCGCGCTCACCCAACCCGACCACCTTCTGGGATTGGATCGAGCACCTCGAGCGGCACAAGGCGCAGCTTCAGGGTGCCTGGTTGCAACGCACCCAGGCGCGGATGGCGAAGCTGCCCCGCTACTACGACCCGAACAACACCGAGGGCGAAGCCTCGACCCTGTGGCTGGGCTTCTCCGCCGAGGACAGCCAGCGCCTGCTGCGCGACCTAGTGAACAGCACCGGCACCCCTTTCCACCTGATCCTGCTGGCGGCCTTCAGCCTCGGCCTGGGCCGCATGCGCGGCGAAGTCGAAATGGCCATCGACGTGGAGAGCCATGGTCGCGTGACCTTCGACGACAGCACCGACGTCAGCCGGGTCGTCGGCTGGCACACCTCGACCTTTCCGCTGCTGCTGGAGCTGCCAGCCCTGGAACTGGCGGACGCCATGCACGCGGTGTCCCAGGCGTTCACCGAGGTGGAGGACCTGGGCGTCGGCTACGGCCTGCACCTGGCGCCGAGCGACGAGCGCTACCGGCCATCTGCTGCGGTGTGCTTCAACTACCTGGGCGATGTCGATTTCGCCCACGACGAGCGCTTCGCCCTCACCCCGGCGCCCTACTCCTTCGGCCGCACGCGGCATCCGCAGAACAATCGCTGCCACGAGCTGAAGCTGACGGCGCGGGTGATCGCCGGGCACCTGCTGCTCGACCTGTCCTTTCCCCGCTCGGTCGAGGCCGCGGCTATGCACGAGCTGGTGCGCGGCATCGGCTCGGAGCTGTCGGCCCTGGCCGGACTTTCGCCACGGGCCGCGCAACTGGTGCTGGAACCCGGCACGCGCACCGGCATGATCACCTATGCCCCGCGCCAGCTGATCGCCCAGCCCCTTCGGCACAAGCACCGCGAGTACCGCCAGGTGCTGCTGACCGGTGCCAGCGGCTTTATCGGCATCTACGCGCTGAAGGAGCTGATCTTCCAATCCGAGGCGCACATCCATTGCCTGGTCCGCCCCAGGCAGGGCGTCAGTGCGCAGGCGCGACTGGAAGCACTCTTTGCCTGGTACTTCCCCGGCATTCGCCTGGAGGGATTCCGCGAGCGCTTCAGCGTGCACGAGGGCGATGTCTGCGCCGACCGCCTGGGGTTGCCGGAAAGCCTCTACCAGCAACTCGGCCAGCAGGTCGACGCGATCTACCACTTCGCCGCCGACACCCGCCTGTTCGGCACCGCCGACGAGTTCGCCAGGAGCAACGTGCAGTCGGTCAGGGCCTGCATCGAGTTTGCCCTGCTGCAGCGCTCCAAGGACCTGCACTACATGTCGACCCTGGCGGTCAGCGGAGTCAACGCCAAGGACGAGCCGGCGTTCTTCTCCGAGGACTCGCTGGATATCGCCCAGGAGTTCCAGAACAACTACGAACAGAGCAAGTACAGCGCCGAGCGCCTGCTCAACGCCTTTCGCCTGCAGGGCAACAACGGCTTCATCTACCGCTCCGGCAACGTGTCCGGCGAGTCGCGCAGCGCGCGCTTCCAGATCAATGCCAAGGACAACCGCCTGGTGCAGTTCCTCGCCGCGTGCGTCAAAGTCGGCCAGCTGCCGACCTGTCTCGGCGAGCCGGTGACTCTCTCGCCGGTCGACGAGGTGGCCGCCGGCATCGTCGCCATCTCCCTGGATGCACGGTCGGCGCCGGCCACCTATCACGTCGACAGCGTCCACGAGGTCACCATGGAGCGCCTGTTCGCCGCCCTGGAGCGGGCCGGCTTCGACTTCCAGCGCGGCGCCCACGACGACTTCGCCAGCTTGTTCCGAGCGCTCGGTAGCGTCGACGACCCGGACGTGCTGCTCGGCAAGTTCTGGGCGAGCCGCAAGCCGCGCAACATCAAGTACTGCAACGACCGCACCCTGCGCACCCTGGCACGCCTGGGCCATGATTTCACCGCGCCCAGCGACGACTGGCTCGACGCCTTCGTCGGCCTGCTGAAGCAAGAAAACGTATTCGCCCAGGGGAGCCGCAGCCACACCCCAGTCGAAACGCCGAGGGCTCTGCAACGGCAGGTCTAG
- a CDS encoding diiron oxygenase, with protein sequence MNAVVELSSSQFFESVNKWYATATVKNSPRIVIAEAAKDDFTYPKSRQILGDHPKVQALGRAGVGYVLAQSAYQYMYEIGLLETRFVIDCSLNIVNNVIAGASEEEKLNALTVVIDEGYHAHVALDYIIQMKNLTGIEPLEVPQTNGNLSAVRRAFDQLPREVHSDFQLISVTLAEHTLTKDLISIGREKEASQAFTKVMTDHVSDEGRHASYFANLMKAHWARLPEQTRCVIGAMLPAYLDDYLAGDETRAFDGKILQGCGFSAVEADSIIADTQAQYLDNLNGYIGTTKANLVKLLQRCGVLDHQPTRAAFIQHGVAL encoded by the coding sequence ATGAACGCAGTCGTCGAACTCAGCAGCAGCCAATTCTTCGAGTCGGTCAACAAGTGGTACGCCACGGCCACCGTGAAGAACAGCCCGCGCATCGTCATCGCCGAGGCCGCCAAGGACGACTTCACCTACCCGAAGTCGCGGCAGATCCTCGGCGACCATCCGAAGGTCCAGGCTCTCGGCCGCGCCGGCGTCGGCTACGTGCTGGCCCAGTCCGCCTATCAGTACATGTACGAGATCGGCCTGCTGGAAACCCGCTTCGTCATCGACTGCAGCCTCAACATCGTCAACAACGTGATCGCCGGCGCCAGCGAGGAAGAGAAGCTCAATGCCCTGACCGTGGTCATCGATGAGGGCTACCACGCCCATGTCGCCCTGGACTACATCATCCAGATGAAGAACCTGACCGGCATCGAGCCCCTCGAGGTGCCACAGACCAACGGCAACCTGAGCGCGGTACGGCGGGCCTTCGACCAGCTCCCTCGAGAGGTCCACAGCGACTTCCAGCTGATCTCGGTGACCCTGGCCGAACATACCCTGACCAAGGACCTGATCAGCATCGGCCGCGAGAAGGAAGCCTCCCAGGCCTTCACCAAGGTGATGACCGATCACGTATCCGACGAGGGCCGCCACGCCAGCTACTTCGCCAACCTGATGAAGGCCCACTGGGCGCGCCTTCCCGAGCAGACCCGCTGCGTCATCGGCGCGATGCTGCCGGCCTACCTGGACGACTACCTGGCCGGCGACGAAACACGCGCCTTCGACGGCAAGATCCTGCAGGGCTGCGGTTTCAGCGCGGTCGAGGCGGACAGCATCATCGCCGACACCCAGGCGCAGTACCTCGACAACCTCAACGGCTACATCGGCACCACCAAGGCCAATCTGGTCAAGCTGCTACAGCGCTGCGGCGTGCTCGATCACCAGCCGACCCGGGCAGCCTTCATTCAGCATGGCGTCGCCCTCTAG
- a CDS encoding aspartate aminotransferase family protein, with protein sequence MRSTKTSAQLFELGRTVVPDGVSSPMRAFRQVGGEPICVASAKGAKITDVDGNVYTDFLNAFGALLLGHARDEVVEAIARQAALGSVVGLTSPLEHRLAQRIVDSTPAIEQIRFVCSGTEAVMTATRIARAHTGRNLLVKFVGSYHGHSDVLLASPSDSGVKVKGVTQGIPENLNREVLLCQYNDEAQLKSLFKAHGDAIAAVIVEPYATNMGFVRPQEGFMGLIRQLCDQHGSLFIFDEVVTGFRFTFGGICTLMDIDPDLITFGKIIGGGTPIGAYAGKARFMQHVAIGSSVFQSGTFAANPLTMAAANAALDVLEQPGFYTELERKGQVLDAAIRAQFNAHNIPFLFTRFGALGGVAFRDSHRPMQSYQDVKTQHYEIYTQVHRQMLDRGFLMAPSLEEPIFISAAHSAGDLEDFAVALGESVSAALAAHRLAFPVLMPF encoded by the coding sequence ATGCGCTCCACAAAGACCTCCGCTCAGCTCTTCGAACTTGGCCGCACGGTAGTTCCCGACGGCGTCAGCTCCCCCATGCGGGCCTTTCGCCAGGTCGGCGGCGAGCCGATCTGCGTGGCCTCGGCCAAGGGCGCGAAAATCACCGATGTCGACGGCAACGTCTACACGGATTTTCTCAACGCCTTCGGCGCCCTGCTGCTGGGCCATGCCCGCGACGAAGTAGTCGAAGCGATCGCCCGCCAGGCCGCCCTGGGCAGCGTGGTGGGGCTGACCTCGCCGCTGGAGCATCGCCTGGCCCAACGCATCGTCGACAGCACACCGGCGATCGAGCAGATCCGCTTCGTCTGCAGCGGTACCGAGGCGGTGATGACCGCCACGCGCATCGCCCGCGCCCATACCGGGCGCAACCTGCTGGTCAAGTTCGTCGGTTCCTACCATGGCCACTCGGACGTCCTGCTGGCCAGCCCGAGCGATTCGGGGGTCAAGGTCAAGGGCGTGACCCAGGGCATTCCGGAAAACCTCAACCGCGAAGTGCTGCTGTGCCAGTACAACGACGAGGCCCAGCTCAAGAGCCTGTTCAAGGCCCATGGCGACGCCATCGCCGCGGTGATCGTCGAGCCCTACGCGACCAACATGGGCTTCGTCCGTCCCCAGGAAGGCTTCATGGGGCTGATCCGCCAGCTGTGCGACCAGCACGGTTCGCTGTTCATCTTCGACGAAGTGGTCACGGGCTTTCGCTTCACCTTCGGCGGCATCTGCACCCTGATGGACATCGACCCGGACCTGATCACCTTCGGCAAGATCATCGGCGGTGGCACTCCGATCGGCGCCTATGCCGGCAAGGCGCGCTTCATGCAGCATGTGGCTATCGGCAGTAGCGTGTTCCAGTCTGGCACCTTCGCCGCCAACCCGCTGACCATGGCGGCCGCCAACGCCGCGCTGGACGTGCTGGAGCAACCGGGCTTCTACACGGAACTGGAGCGCAAGGGCCAGGTGCTCGACGCCGCCATCCGGGCCCAGTTCAATGCCCACAACATCCCCTTCCTGTTCACCCGCTTCGGCGCGCTGGGCGGCGTCGCCTTCCGTGACAGCCATCGACCGATGCAGTCGTATCAGGACGTCAAGACCCAGCATTACGAGATCTACACCCAGGTTCACCGGCAGATGCTCGACAGGGGTTTCCTCATGGCGCCCTCGCTCGAAGAGCCGATCTTCATCTCCGCCGCCCACAGCGCCGGCGACCTCGAGGACTTCGCCGTGGCCCTCGGCGAGTCCGTCAGCGCGGCGCTCGCCGCCCACCGTCTGGCCTTTCCGGTGCTGATGCCGTTCTGA
- a CDS encoding CHAP domain-containing protein, whose amino-acid sequence MNKRRFTLLAISVLLPLTALAIYAAVTRINPNSQHAVGEQLDVLNGVAIYYNSGVNTVQGRNLSQHGYNLGLHYQCVEFVKRYYFERHGHRMPDTYGHAKDFFDPTLSDGSLNAKRAMLQFTNGSSEQPQAEDLLVFAPSLLNRYGHVAIIASVGTGTGTLQIAQQNPGPFGSSREDLELTQREGRWYIEQSRVLGWLRLQPANELSVPEQNYSHNQ is encoded by the coding sequence ATGAACAAACGCCGATTCACCCTGCTCGCGATCAGTGTGCTGCTGCCGCTGACCGCCTTGGCGATCTACGCCGCCGTCACCCGTATCAACCCCAACAGCCAACATGCCGTAGGCGAACAGCTCGATGTCCTCAACGGCGTGGCGATCTACTACAACAGCGGGGTCAATACGGTGCAGGGTCGCAACCTGAGCCAGCACGGCTACAACCTGGGCCTGCACTACCAGTGCGTGGAGTTCGTCAAACGCTACTATTTCGAACGCCATGGCCACCGCATGCCCGACACCTACGGGCACGCCAAGGACTTCTTCGACCCAACCCTAAGCGACGGCAGCTTGAACGCCAAACGCGCGATGCTGCAGTTCACTAACGGCAGCAGCGAGCAACCACAAGCAGAAGACCTCCTGGTGTTCGCTCCCTCGTTGCTCAATCGCTACGGCCACGTCGCGATTATCGCCAGCGTCGGCACCGGCACCGGCACCCTGCAAATTGCCCAACAAAACCCGGGCCCCTTTGGCAGCTCCAGAGAAGACCTGGAGCTCACCCAGCGAGAGGGCCGATGGTATATCGAGCAGTCACGGGTACTGGGTTGGCTGAGACTGCAGCCGGCTAACGAACTGTCTGTACCTGAGCAGAACTACAGCCACAATCAATAG
- a CDS encoding PAAR domain-containing protein yields MAKPASRLSDLNACPIPGHGTNPTTSGSPDVLINTLPTLPTLRVGDSTACGDAVAEGIGSILVNGKPIAFLGSATSHGGVIVTGSGDVLVGTQSGSAPFSAPQILPRHSEQYQLIDSSSGQPVEDALYCVECADGQRFVGCTNGYANTERVFTKDPQSVVVRWGRDAANYLKQKGISF; encoded by the coding sequence ATGGCAAAACCCGCTTCCCGTCTAAGCGATCTAAATGCCTGCCCCATTCCCGGGCATGGCACCAATCCCACCACCAGCGGTTCACCGGACGTACTGATCAACACCCTGCCCACCCTGCCCACCCTGCGGGTCGGTGATAGCACGGCCTGTGGCGATGCCGTCGCCGAGGGCATCGGCAGCATTCTGGTCAATGGCAAACCCATCGCCTTTCTGGGTAGCGCCACCTCCCATGGCGGGGTCATCGTCACCGGCTCGGGCGATGTACTGGTCGGCACCCAATCGGGCAGCGCGCCATTCTCCGCGCCGCAGATCCTGCCCAGGCACAGTGAGCAGTACCAGCTGATAGACAGCAGCAGTGGCCAGCCCGTCGAAGACGCGCTGTATTGCGTGGAGTGCGCCGATGGCCAGCGCTTTGTCGGTTGCACCAATGGCTACGCCAATACCGAGCGGGTATTCACCAAAGACCCTCAATCCGTGGTCGTTCGCTGGGGCCGGGATGCGGCCAATTACCTCAAGCAAAAGGGCATTAGCTTCTAA
- the rpoD gene encoding RNA polymerase sigma factor RpoD, translating into MSVKAQQQSRLKELISRGREQGYLTYAEVNDHLPEDISDPEQVEDIIRMINDMGINVFESAPDADALLLAEADTDEAAAEEAAAALAAVETDIGRTTDPVRMYMREMGTVELLTREGEIEIAKRIEEGIREVMSAIAHFPGTVDSILAEYNRVTTEGGRLVEVLNGYIDPDDGSVPAEAAAPVPAKDGAAAADSDDDDENDDDSSDDEDEGDGGPDPEEALRRFTAVTEQLDKANKALKKHGRSSKQAIAELRELADLFMPIKLVPKQYDALVVRVRSALERLRAQERAIMQLCVRDARMPRADFLRLFPGNEVDPTWAEQLAKGKGKYAEAIGNLQADIQRCQQKLVALEAECDLTLAEIKDINRRMSIGEAKARRAKKEMVEANLRLVISIAKKYTNRGLQFLDLIQEGNIGLMKAVDKFEYRRGYKFSTYATWWIRQAITRSIADQARTIRIPVHMIETINKLNRISRQMLQEMGREPTPEELGERMEMPEDKIRKVLKIAKEPISMETPIGDDEDSHLGDFIEDSTMQSPIDVATVESLKEATREVLAGLTAREAKVLRMRFGIDMNTDHTLEEVGKQFDVTRERIRQIEAKALRKLRHPTRSEHLRSFLDE; encoded by the coding sequence ATGTCCGTAAAAGCGCAACAGCAATCTCGTTTGAAAGAATTGATCAGCCGCGGTCGCGAGCAGGGTTACCTGACGTACGCGGAGGTCAACGACCACCTGCCGGAGGATATTTCCGATCCGGAACAGGTGGAAGACATCATCCGCATGATCAACGACATGGGGATCAACGTATTCGAGAGTGCTCCGGATGCGGACGCCCTGTTGTTGGCCGAGGCCGACACCGACGAAGCCGCCGCCGAGGAGGCTGCCGCCGCACTCGCCGCCGTTGAGACCGACATTGGCCGCACCACCGACCCGGTGCGCATGTACATGCGTGAAATGGGTACCGTGGAGCTGCTGACCCGCGAAGGCGAGATCGAAATCGCCAAGCGCATCGAGGAAGGCATCCGCGAGGTGATGAGCGCCATCGCTCACTTCCCCGGCACCGTCGACAGCATTCTCGCCGAGTACAACCGGGTGACCACCGAGGGTGGCCGCCTGGTTGAAGTACTCAACGGCTACATCGATCCGGACGACGGCAGCGTGCCTGCCGAAGCCGCCGCACCTGTACCGGCCAAGGACGGAGCAGCCGCCGCCGACAGCGATGACGACGACGAGAATGACGACGACAGCAGCGACGACGAAGACGAAGGCGACGGCGGACCGGACCCGGAAGAGGCCCTGCGCCGCTTCACCGCAGTGACCGAGCAGCTGGACAAGGCCAACAAGGCCCTGAAAAAGCACGGCCGCAGCAGCAAGCAGGCGATCGCCGAGCTGCGCGAGCTGGCCGATCTGTTCATGCCGATCAAGCTGGTGCCCAAGCAGTACGACGCCCTGGTCGTGCGTGTGCGCAGCGCACTGGAGCGCCTGCGCGCCCAGGAACGCGCCATCATGCAGCTGTGCGTACGTGACGCTCGCATGCCGCGCGCCGACTTCCTGCGCCTGTTCCCGGGCAACGAAGTCGATCCGACCTGGGCCGAGCAACTGGCCAAGGGCAAGGGCAAGTACGCCGAAGCCATCGGCAACCTGCAGGCCGACATCCAGCGTTGCCAGCAGAAGCTGGTTGCCCTGGAAGCCGAGTGCGACCTGACCCTGGCCGAGATCAAGGACATCAACCGGCGCATGTCGATCGGCGAAGCGAAAGCCCGCCGAGCGAAGAAGGAGATGGTCGAGGCCAACCTGCGCCTGGTGATCTCCATCGCCAAGAAGTACACCAACCGCGGCCTGCAGTTCCTCGACCTGATTCAGGAAGGCAACATCGGCCTGATGAAGGCGGTGGACAAGTTCGAGTACCGCCGCGGCTACAAGTTCTCGACCTACGCCACCTGGTGGATCCGCCAGGCGATCACCCGCTCGATCGCCGACCAGGCGCGCACCATCCGTATCCCGGTGCACATGATCGAGACGATCAACAAGCTCAACCGCATCTCCCGGCAGATGTTGCAGGAGATGGGTCGCGAGCCGACCCCGGAAGAGCTGGGCGAGCGCATGGAAATGCCCGAGGACAAGATCCGCAAGGTATTGAAGATCGCCAAAGAGCCGATCTCCATGGAGACGCCGATCGGCGACGACGAAGACTCGCACCTGGGCGACTTCATCGAGGACTCGACCATGCAATCGCCGATCGACGTGGCGACCGTGGAAAGCCTCAAGGAAGCCACCCGCGAAGTACTGGCCGGGCTCACCGCTCGCGAAGCCAAGGTATTGCGCATGCGTTTCGGCATCGACATGAACACCGACCACACCCTCGAGGAAGTCGGCAAGCAGTTCGATGTCACCCGCGAGCGGATCCGCCAGATCGAAGCCAAGGCGTTGCGCAAACTGCGCCACCCGACGAGAAGCGAGCACCTGCGCTCCTTCCTCGACGAGTAA